In one Acidimicrobium ferrooxidans DSM 10331 genomic region, the following are encoded:
- a CDS encoding MBL fold metallo-hydrolase: MITALSLWVAGTNAWIASADGRECVIVDAPPEPWHIVERLDALGLRVSAIIATHGHLDHIGGMHDLQRARKEDGLVEVWRSPADAHYFVDPLGNAPLLADAVDRSRVTVATPEMIRDLDDGTVVRGAGIELRAIWTPGHTPGSTCLLATIGDEGTVLFSGDHLFAGSIGRTDLPGGSLEHLLASMRDRILPLPDDLVVLPGHGPTTTIGRERATNPYLQDLR; the protein is encoded by the coding sequence GTGATCACCGCCCTTTCCCTCTGGGTCGCCGGCACGAACGCGTGGATCGCGTCTGCCGACGGCCGAGAGTGCGTCATCGTCGATGCGCCTCCAGAGCCATGGCACATCGTCGAGCGGCTCGACGCACTCGGCCTCCGCGTCAGCGCGATCATTGCAACGCATGGTCATCTCGACCACATCGGGGGCATGCACGATCTCCAACGCGCCCGTAAGGAAGATGGGCTGGTCGAGGTGTGGCGTTCCCCAGCGGATGCGCACTACTTCGTGGACCCCCTCGGGAACGCCCCGCTGCTCGCAGACGCCGTCGACAGATCCCGTGTCACCGTCGCCACGCCAGAAATGATCCGCGATCTCGACGACGGCACCGTGGTGCGTGGGGCAGGTATCGAGCTGCGTGCAATCTGGACCCCCGGACACACGCCGGGATCGACCTGCCTCCTCGCGACCATCGGCGACGAAGGCACCGTGCTCTTCAGCGGCGATCACCTCTTCGCGGGCTCGATCGGACGCACGGATCTCCCCGGTGGCTCACTCGAGCACCTGCTCGCCTCGATGCGCGATCGTATCCTGCCGCTCCCCGACGACCTGGTAGTCCTGCCTGGCCACGGACCAACAACCACGATCGGCAGAGAGCGAGCAACGAACCCGTATCTCCAAGACCTGCGCTGA
- a CDS encoding transposase family protein: MRGGALDRRRRRVATLDGLVAERGAQGFLRVDNAPEFVAGSVASWASELGVTSWFTDPGSLWR; this comes from the coding sequence TTGCGTGGTGGGGCACTCGATCGACGCCGAAGACGTGTCGCCACCCTCGATGGCCTCGTCGCCGAGCGAGGAGCCCAAGGCTTTCTTCGGGTCGACAACGCCCCGGAGTTCGTCGCGGGTTCCGTGGCAAGCTGGGCGAGCGAACTCGGAGTGACCTCGTGGTTCACCGATCCGGGCTCGCTGTGGCGGTAA